One segment of Phaeacidiphilus oryzae TH49 DNA contains the following:
- the hpnC gene encoding squalene synthase HpnC, protein MKVTLQSEASEARGAAQTGAVLDQADLENFPVAPFFLPTSLRDGLMAVYGFARLVDDIGDGDLADPAETARVLGAPPREEFDSAAGDAEPAFRSALLDALEEDLRRACAVDGPSSVTGSPRHPLLQALRPVIVNRGLSIDPFRNLIEANRVDQRIARYQDYQQLLDYCELSANPVGRIVLELADRADPQRVAWSDAICTALQIVEHLQDVAEDLARDRIYLPAEDLEKFGVTERDLAARTASGPLRELIAFEARRARALLDEGAPLVGSVSGRLRVLLAGFAAGGYAALDAVAAAGYDVLAGAPKAGKGRLLRQAAVTLVRGR, encoded by the coding sequence GTGAAGGTGACCTTGCAGAGCGAGGCTTCCGAGGCCCGGGGCGCAGCCCAGACCGGAGCCGTGCTGGACCAGGCGGACCTGGAGAACTTCCCGGTCGCCCCGTTCTTCCTGCCGACCTCGCTGCGGGACGGCCTGATGGCCGTCTACGGCTTCGCCCGCCTGGTCGACGACATAGGGGACGGCGATCTCGCCGACCCCGCGGAGACCGCGCGGGTGCTGGGCGCGCCGCCGCGCGAGGAGTTCGACTCCGCGGCCGGGGACGCCGAGCCCGCCTTCCGCTCGGCTCTGCTCGATGCTCTCGAGGAGGACCTTCGACGCGCCTGTGCGGTCGATGGTCCCTCTTCCGTGACCGGGTCCCCCCGGCATCCTCTGCTTCAGGCCCTCCGGCCGGTGATCGTAAATCGCGGGCTCTCGATTGATCCTTTTCGTAATCTGATCGAGGCCAACCGAGTCGATCAGCGGATCGCCCGCTACCAGGACTACCAGCAGCTCCTGGACTACTGCGAGCTCTCCGCCAACCCGGTCGGTCGGATCGTGCTGGAACTCGCCGACCGGGCCGACCCCCAGCGGGTGGCCTGGTCGGACGCGATCTGCACGGCGCTGCAGATCGTGGAGCACCTGCAGGACGTCGCCGAGGACCTGGCCCGCGACCGGATCTACCTTCCGGCCGAGGACCTGGAGAAGTTCGGCGTCACCGAGCGCGACCTCGCGGCCCGTACCGCGTCGGGGCCGCTTCGCGAGCTGATCGCGTTCGAGGCGCGCCGCGCCCGGGCGCTGCTCGACGAGGGGGCCCCGCTGGTCGGCTCGGTGTCGGGACGGCTGCGGGTGCTGCTGGCCGGCTTCGCGGCCGGCGGGTACGCGGCGCTCGACGCCGTGGCCGCGGCCGGGTACGACGTGCTCGCCGGGGCGCCCAAGGCGGGCAAGGGCCGTCTGCTGCGGCAGGCGGCGGTGACACTGGTGAGAGGAAGGTGA
- a CDS encoding ABC transporter permease, which yields MACVTNQQQPSGGAEFGSAPVVTTAEAQDPDAGLAPAELAARYGLAVSGARPSLADYTRQLWSRRSFILAYATARLTAMYTTAKLGQVWQVATPLLNAGVYYLIFGLLLKTNRGIPNFIAYLCTGIFVFQFTQSAVLAGTRSIADNLGLIRALHFPRACLPIAMTVIQLQQLIFSMFVLGVIVLLTGEPFTLRWFLLLPALLLQFVFNTGLALLMARVGAKTTDTAQLMPFVMRTWMYISGVFYNLNVFTEHAPHWVSTVLNANPALVYISLIRYALIESQTANTLPPHVWPLALAWALVVGVGGYVFFWRSEEEYGRG from the coding sequence ATGGCTTGTGTGACGAACCAGCAGCAGCCGTCCGGTGGCGCCGAGTTCGGCTCCGCGCCGGTGGTGACGACGGCAGAAGCGCAGGATCCGGACGCCGGACTGGCCCCGGCCGAGCTGGCCGCCCGCTACGGGCTCGCGGTCTCCGGCGCGCGCCCCAGTCTGGCCGATTACACCCGTCAGTTGTGGTCGCGGCGCTCGTTCATCCTCGCCTACGCCACCGCCCGGCTGACCGCCATGTACACCACGGCCAAGCTGGGCCAGGTCTGGCAGGTGGCGACCCCGCTGCTGAACGCGGGCGTGTACTACCTGATCTTCGGCCTGCTGCTGAAGACCAACCGGGGCATCCCCAACTTCATCGCCTACCTCTGCACCGGCATCTTCGTCTTCCAGTTCACCCAGTCGGCGGTGCTGGCCGGCACCCGGTCCATCGCGGACAACCTGGGGCTGATCCGGGCGCTGCACTTCCCGCGGGCCTGCCTGCCGATCGCCATGACGGTCATTCAGCTCCAGCAGCTGATCTTCTCGATGTTCGTCCTGGGCGTGATCGTGCTGCTCACCGGGGAGCCGTTCACCCTGCGCTGGTTCCTGCTGCTGCCCGCGCTGCTGCTGCAGTTCGTCTTCAACACCGGGCTCGCCCTCCTGATGGCCAGGGTCGGCGCGAAGACCACGGACACCGCGCAGCTGATGCCCTTCGTGATGCGGACCTGGATGTACATCTCCGGCGTCTTCTACAACCTCAACGTCTTCACCGAGCACGCCCCGCACTGGGTCTCCACGGTGCTCAACGCCAACCCGGCGCTGGTCTACATCTCACTGATCCGTTACGCGCTGATCGAGTCGCAGACCGCGAACACCCTCCCGCCCCATGTCTGGCCGCTCGCCCTGGCCTGGGCGCTGGTGGTCGGGGTGGGCGGCTACGTCTTCTTCTGGCGTTCCGAGGAGGAGTACGGGCGCGGCTGA
- a CDS encoding glycosyltransferase family 2 protein yields the protein MRLGAVVLTMGNRPVELNALLESVAVQRGPAVDVVVVGNGAPLPELPPGVRGIELDDNLGIPGGRNVGIEAFGEHGSDVDVVLFLDDDGLLPQDDAAEKLREAFAADPGLGIVSFRIADPETGETQRRHVPRLRASDPLRSSRVTTFLGGASAVRSKVFEQVGELPGEFFYAHEETDLAWRALDGGWAIDYRADIVLHHPKTSPSRHAVYHRMVARNRVWLARRNLPAPLVPLYLGTWVLLTLARRPSKDALRAWIGGFREGWRKPCGPRRPMSWRTVWRLTRLGRPPVI from the coding sequence CTGCGCCTCGGCGCCGTGGTGCTGACCATGGGAAACCGCCCCGTGGAGCTCAACGCCCTGCTGGAGTCGGTGGCCGTGCAGCGCGGCCCGGCGGTCGACGTCGTGGTAGTCGGCAACGGCGCCCCGCTGCCCGAGCTCCCGCCCGGGGTGCGAGGGATCGAGCTGGACGACAACCTGGGCATCCCCGGCGGCCGCAACGTCGGCATCGAGGCCTTCGGGGAGCACGGTTCGGACGTCGACGTGGTGCTCTTCCTGGACGACGACGGACTGCTGCCGCAGGACGACGCCGCCGAGAAGCTCCGCGAGGCCTTCGCGGCCGACCCGGGCCTGGGCATCGTCAGCTTCCGGATCGCCGATCCGGAGACCGGCGAGACCCAGCGCCGGCACGTGCCGCGGCTGCGCGCCTCGGACCCGCTGCGCTCCTCCCGGGTGACCACCTTCCTCGGTGGCGCCTCGGCGGTCCGCAGCAAGGTCTTCGAGCAGGTCGGGGAGCTCCCCGGGGAGTTCTTCTACGCCCACGAGGAGACCGACCTGGCCTGGCGCGCCCTGGACGGCGGCTGGGCGATCGACTACCGCGCGGACATCGTCCTCCACCATCCGAAGACCTCGCCCAGCCGGCACGCGGTCTACCACCGGATGGTGGCCCGGAACCGGGTCTGGCTGGCCCGGCGGAACCTCCCCGCCCCGCTGGTGCCCCTCTATCTCGGCACCTGGGTGCTGCTCACCCTGGCCCGCCGGCCGTCCAAGGACGCGCTGCGGGCCTGGATCGGCGGCTTCCGCGAGGGGTGGCGCAAGCCCTGCGGCCCGCGCCGTCCGATGAGCTGGCGCACCGTGTGGCGACTCACCCGGCTCGGCCGCCCGCCGGTGATCTGA
- a CDS encoding CDP-alcohol phosphatidyltransferase family protein, producing the protein MDRRSGEHWAGRLYMRRVSSRISRHLIDFPLSANGFTYLMMVAGVAAGAVLIVPGIWGAILGALLIQVYLGLDCVDGELARWRRQTSITGVYLDRVGHYVSEAALLTGFGVRAADVFGRHGGPAWQWAFIGTVSALGAILIKSETDLVDVARIRKGLPAVDDEASVPRATGVARARRLAAAFKFHRLIGGVEASLVMLAAGIVDVARGDLLATRVAVCVLAAIAVVQTLLHLLSIVLSSRLR; encoded by the coding sequence ATGGACCGGCGCAGCGGCGAGCACTGGGCGGGGCGGCTCTACATGCGCCGCGTCTCCTCCCGGATCAGCCGGCACCTGATCGACTTCCCGCTCTCCGCCAACGGCTTCACCTATCTGATGATGGTGGCCGGGGTGGCGGCCGGAGCCGTGCTCATCGTCCCCGGGATCTGGGGGGCGATCCTCGGGGCCCTGCTGATCCAGGTCTACCTGGGCCTGGACTGCGTGGACGGCGAGCTGGCGCGCTGGCGTCGGCAGACCTCGATCACCGGGGTCTACCTGGACCGGGTCGGCCACTACGTCTCCGAGGCGGCCCTGCTGACCGGCTTCGGCGTGCGGGCGGCTGACGTCTTCGGACGGCATGGCGGCCCGGCCTGGCAGTGGGCCTTCATCGGCACCGTCTCCGCGCTGGGCGCGATCCTGATCAAGTCCGAGACCGACCTGGTCGACGTGGCCCGGATCCGCAAGGGCCTGCCGGCCGTGGACGACGAGGCCTCGGTGCCGCGGGCGACCGGGGTGGCCAGGGCCCGCAGGCTGGCCGCGGCCTTCAAGTTCCACCGGCTGATCGGCGGGGTCGAGGCCTCACTGGTGATGCTGGCGGCCGGAATCGTGGATGTGGCGCGCGGCGACCTCCTCGCCACCCGGGTGGCGGTGTGCGTGCTGGCCGCGATCGCGGTCGTGCAGACGCTGCTCCACCTGCTCAGCATCGTCCTCTCCAGCAGGCTGAGGTGA
- a CDS encoding iron-containing alcohol dehydrogenase family protein, giving the protein MPVLTRLVPSPLVVDIRAGALQDLGAVLADQRLSANGRIAVAASAGSGARLRERLSPQLPGADWYTVPDGTLDAAVTLADQIKKGGSYDALIGLGGGKIIDVAKYAAARVGLPVVAAATNLAHDGLCSPVSTLDNDAGRGSYGVPSPIGIVIDLDVIREAPDRFVASGIGDVLSNISACADWELSHRETGEPVDGLAVAMARSAGETLLRHPGTIKEDGLLVALAEALVLSGISMNITGSTRPSSGACHEMSHALDLLYPERSREHGEQCGFGAAFASFLRGEREVAGQIATTLHRHGLPVTAAQLGFSAEEFAEAVQYAPQTRPGRFTILEHLDLDPHAIRDAYSDYVKDITAGLAG; this is encoded by the coding sequence GTGCCGGTACTGACCCGACTCGTCCCGTCGCCCCTGGTCGTCGACATCCGGGCGGGCGCCCTCCAGGACCTCGGCGCCGTCCTCGCCGACCAGCGGCTCTCCGCCAACGGCCGGATCGCCGTGGCGGCTAGCGCCGGCTCCGGCGCCCGGCTGCGGGAGCGGCTCAGTCCGCAGCTGCCCGGCGCCGACTGGTACACCGTGCCGGACGGCACCCTGGACGCCGCCGTCACGCTGGCCGACCAGATCAAGAAGGGCGGCAGCTACGACGCGCTGATCGGCCTCGGTGGCGGGAAGATCATCGACGTGGCCAAGTACGCGGCCGCGCGAGTCGGTCTGCCGGTGGTGGCCGCCGCCACCAACCTCGCCCACGACGGCCTCTGCTCCCCGGTCTCCACGCTGGACAACGACGCCGGGCGCGGCTCCTACGGGGTGCCCAGCCCGATCGGCATCGTGATCGACCTGGACGTGATCCGGGAGGCCCCGGACCGCTTCGTGGCCTCCGGCATCGGTGACGTCCTCTCCAACATCTCGGCCTGCGCGGACTGGGAGCTCTCCCACCGCGAGACCGGGGAGCCGGTGGACGGCCTGGCGGTGGCGATGGCCCGCAGCGCGGGCGAGACCCTGCTGCGCCACCCCGGCACCATCAAGGAGGACGGGCTGCTGGTGGCGCTGGCCGAGGCGCTGGTCCTCTCCGGGATCTCGATGAACATCACCGGCAGCACCCGGCCGTCCAGCGGTGCCTGCCACGAGATGAGCCACGCGCTGGACCTCCTCTATCCGGAGCGCAGCCGGGAGCACGGGGAGCAGTGCGGCTTCGGCGCCGCCTTCGCCAGCTTCCTCCGCGGGGAGCGGGAGGTGGCCGGTCAGATAGCGACCACCCTCCACCGGCACGGGCTCCCGGTGACGGCCGCTCAACTCGGGTTCTCCGCGGAAGAGTTCGCGGAGGCCGTGCAGTACGCTCCACAGACCCGGCCAGGCCGGTTCACCATCTTGGAACACCTCGACCTCGACCCCCACGCCATTCGGGACGCGTACTCGGACTATGTCAAAGACATCACCGCCGGCCTCGCCGGCTGA
- a CDS encoding phosphocholine cytidylyltransferase family protein: MIGLVLAAGAGSRLRPYTETLPKALVPVDGDRAVLDLTLRNFAEVGLTDAAIVVGYCKEAVFERKEKLERAYGVKLHIVDNPKAERWNNVYSLWCAREVFSSESVILANSDTVHPVSVEQDLIAANERMTAEGRTPGVLLALDTVKKLADEEMKVIVDPEKGMRKITKLMDPAEASGEYIGLTLINPSAGPELADALQAVWERDPQKYYEDGYQEMVDRGHRIDVQPVGDIEWVEIDNLDDLARGKEIACRY, translated from the coding sequence ATGATCGGCCTCGTTCTGGCCGCCGGCGCAGGCAGCCGCCTCCGCCCGTACACCGAGACGCTGCCCAAGGCCCTGGTGCCGGTGGACGGCGACCGCGCCGTGCTCGACCTCACCCTCCGCAACTTCGCCGAGGTGGGGCTGACCGATGCGGCGATCGTGGTCGGGTACTGCAAGGAGGCGGTGTTCGAGCGCAAGGAGAAGCTGGAGCGGGCGTACGGCGTCAAGCTGCACATCGTCGACAACCCCAAGGCCGAGCGCTGGAACAACGTGTACTCGCTCTGGTGCGCCCGCGAGGTCTTCTCCTCGGAGTCGGTGATCCTGGCCAACAGCGACACCGTCCACCCGGTCTCGGTCGAGCAGGACCTGATCGCCGCGAACGAGCGGATGACCGCCGAGGGCCGCACCCCCGGCGTCCTCCTCGCCCTCGACACCGTCAAGAAGCTGGCGGACGAGGAGATGAAGGTGATCGTGGACCCCGAGAAGGGGATGCGGAAGATCACCAAGCTGATGGACCCGGCCGAGGCCTCCGGTGAGTACATCGGCCTCACCCTGATCAACCCGTCTGCCGGCCCCGAGCTGGCCGACGCCCTGCAGGCGGTCTGGGAGCGCGACCCGCAGAAGTACTACGAGGACGGCTACCAGGAGATGGTCGACCGCGGCCACCGGATCGACGTCCAGCCGGTCGGCGACATCGAGTGGGTCGAGATCGACAATCTGGACGACCTGGCCAGGGGCAAGGAGATCGCGTGCCGGTACTGA
- the idi gene encoding isopentenyl-diphosphate Delta-isomerase, with protein MSTPTSSSQSSSPAAAATAAAAAAAAADAEQARPAEILLELVDEQGNTIGVAEKLSAHQPPARLHRAFSVFLFDAQGRMLVQQRALSKYHSPGVWSNTACGHPYPDEPPFVAAARRTGEELGVAPALMTEAGTVTYDLPDEASGLVEKEFNHLFVGRVDAAPNPDPAEVGATRFLTPAELAELRAEKPFSVWFQTVLDAVLPTVRRLFPEAGW; from the coding sequence ATGTCGACGCCGACCAGTAGCTCACAGTCCTCGTCCCCCGCTGCCGCCGCCACCGCCGCTGCCGCTGCCGCTGCCGCTGCGGACGCTGAGCAGGCCCGGCCCGCGGAGATCCTGCTGGAGCTGGTGGACGAGCAGGGGAACACGATCGGCGTCGCGGAGAAGCTCTCGGCCCACCAGCCGCCGGCCCGCCTTCACCGCGCCTTCTCGGTCTTCCTCTTCGACGCGCAGGGCCGGATGCTCGTCCAGCAGCGCGCCCTGAGCAAGTACCACTCCCCCGGCGTGTGGTCGAACACCGCCTGCGGGCACCCGTACCCCGACGAGCCCCCGTTCGTGGCCGCGGCCCGGCGCACCGGCGAGGAGCTGGGCGTCGCGCCGGCCCTGATGACCGAGGCCGGGACGGTCACCTACGACCTGCCGGACGAGGCCTCCGGACTGGTGGAGAAGGAGTTCAACCACCTCTTCGTCGGCCGCGTGGACGCCGCGCCGAACCCGGACCCGGCGGAGGTCGGCGCCACCCGCTTCCTGACCCCGGCGGAGCTGGCCGAGCTGCGCGCGGAGAAGCCGTTCTCGGTCTGGTTCCAGACCGTCCTGGACGCGGTCCTGCCGACCGTCCGGCGGCTCTTCCCGGAGGCCGGCTGGTAA
- a CDS encoding ATP-binding protein, producing the protein MPGGWREPVEGVWRFAAPATEVWVPRSRHAVRDLLAAQGIGGGRAQHADFVASVLLIVSELVTNAVRHAAVLSPQIVIEVVIGGGWLRVSVEDSHPYRPTALQNDFGRTNGRGLLLVKTMAEEAGGSCDVERTVAGGKVIWAALPLPGQAW; encoded by the coding sequence CTGCCCGGCGGCTGGCGGGAGCCGGTGGAGGGCGTGTGGCGGTTCGCCGCGCCGGCCACCGAGGTGTGGGTGCCGCGTTCCCGGCACGCCGTGCGCGATCTCCTCGCCGCCCAGGGCATCGGCGGCGGCCGGGCGCAGCACGCGGACTTCGTGGCGAGCGTGCTGCTGATCGTCTCGGAGCTGGTCACCAACGCGGTGCGGCACGCAGCGGTGCTCTCGCCGCAGATCGTGATCGAGGTGGTGATCGGCGGAGGATGGCTGCGGGTCTCGGTCGAGGACAGCCACCCCTACCGCCCGACCGCCCTGCAGAACGACTTCGGCCGGACGAACGGCCGAGGACTGCTGCTGGTCAAGACGATGGCCGAGGAGGCCGGTGGGAGCTGCGACGTCGAGCGCACGGTCGCCGGTGGGAAGGTCATCTGGGCCGCGCTGCCGCTCCCCGGGCAGGCCTGGTAG